One stretch of Candidatus Eisenbacteria bacterium DNA includes these proteins:
- the ettA gene encoding energy-dependent translational throttle protein EttA: MPDFIYTMKDLRKVVPPKREILKGIWLSFYDGAKIGVLGLNGAGKSSLLRIMAGVDQDFLGEAFLGKGYTVGLLEQEPRLDAKKNVLENVQDGVADKVRVVERWNQISARFAEPMSDDEMTALLEEQAKVQDKMDAGNLWELDRQLEIAMDALRCPSPDADVSKISGGERRRVALCRLLLSKPDLLLLDEPTNHLDAESVAWLERFLKEYAGTVVAVTHDRYFLDNVAGWILELDRGSGIPWEGNYSSWLEQKKTRLAHEEKAESARQRTLDRELEWVRMAPRARQAKGKARLTAYEKLLAEEGREKIENIEIYIPPGPRLGNVVIEAEGVRKGYGDNLLIEDLSFKLPPAGIIGVIGPNGAGKTTLFRMITGQEAPDAGSLRIGETVQLAYVDQSRDQLPGDANVWEAISGGEDTITLGKRTVNSRSYVAGFNFKGADQQKRVKDLSGGERNRVHLARMLKSGANVLLLDEPTNDLDVDTLRALEDALLEFAGCVVVISHDRWFLDRIATHMLAFEGDSQVRFFEGNFQAYEAERKRELGADADQPHRIRYKKLVHH; the protein is encoded by the coding sequence ATGCCCGACTTCATCTACACCATGAAGGACCTCCGCAAGGTGGTCCCCCCCAAGCGCGAGATCCTGAAGGGCATCTGGTTGTCCTTCTACGACGGCGCCAAGATCGGAGTGCTGGGGTTGAACGGCGCGGGCAAGAGCTCGCTGCTTCGCATCATGGCCGGTGTCGACCAGGACTTCCTCGGCGAAGCATTTCTCGGCAAGGGCTACACCGTCGGGCTTCTCGAGCAGGAGCCCCGGCTCGACGCGAAGAAGAACGTGCTCGAGAACGTCCAGGATGGCGTGGCCGACAAGGTCCGGGTGGTCGAGCGCTGGAACCAGATCAGCGCCCGCTTCGCCGAGCCGATGAGCGACGACGAGATGACGGCCCTGCTCGAGGAGCAGGCCAAGGTCCAGGACAAGATGGACGCCGGCAATCTCTGGGAGCTCGACCGGCAGCTCGAAATCGCGATGGACGCGCTGCGCTGTCCTTCGCCCGATGCGGATGTGTCGAAGATCTCCGGCGGTGAGCGCCGCCGCGTCGCGCTCTGTCGACTGCTGCTGTCCAAGCCCGATCTGCTGCTGCTCGACGAGCCCACCAACCATCTCGACGCCGAGTCGGTGGCGTGGCTCGAGCGCTTCCTCAAGGAGTACGCGGGCACGGTGGTGGCCGTCACCCACGACCGCTACTTCCTCGACAACGTGGCCGGATGGATCCTCGAGCTCGATCGGGGCTCCGGCATTCCCTGGGAAGGCAACTACTCATCCTGGCTCGAGCAGAAGAAGACGCGGCTCGCCCACGAGGAAAAGGCCGAGAGCGCGCGCCAGAGAACGCTGGACCGTGAGCTCGAATGGGTGCGCATGGCACCCCGCGCGCGCCAGGCCAAGGGCAAGGCGCGACTCACGGCCTACGAGAAGCTGCTCGCCGAGGAAGGACGCGAGAAGATCGAGAACATCGAGATCTACATCCCTCCCGGGCCGCGGCTCGGGAACGTGGTCATCGAGGCCGAAGGCGTGCGCAAGGGCTACGGCGACAACCTGCTGATCGAAGACCTGTCCTTCAAGCTTCCGCCCGCCGGCATCATCGGCGTGATCGGGCCGAATGGCGCCGGCAAGACCACTCTCTTCCGCATGATCACCGGTCAGGAAGCGCCCGACGCCGGGTCGCTCCGGATCGGTGAGACCGTGCAGCTCGCCTACGTGGATCAGAGCCGCGACCAGCTTCCGGGTGACGCCAACGTCTGGGAAGCGATCAGCGGCGGCGAAGACACCATCACGCTCGGCAAGCGCACGGTGAACTCGCGCTCTTACGTGGCGGGTTTCAACTTCAAGGGCGCGGACCAGCAGAAGCGGGTCAAGGACCTCTCGGGCGGCGAGCGCAACCGCGTCCATCTGGCGCGAATGCTCAAGTCCGGGGCGAACGTGCTGCTCCTCGACGAGCCGACCAACGATCTCGACGTCGATACCCTGCGCGCGCTCGAGGACGCGCTGCTCGAGTTCGCGGGCTGCGTGGTGGTGATCTCACACGACCGCTGGTTCCTCGATCGCATCGCCACCCACATGCTGGCGTTCGAAGGCGATTCGCAGGTCCGCTTCTTCGAAGGCAACTTCCAGGCGTACGAGGCGGAGCGCAAGCGCGAGCTGGGCGCGGACGCGGATCAGCCGCATCGCATCCGCTACAAGAAGCTCGTCCATCACTAG